AGTCATATAGGAGATATGCCCTGGTGAAGGGAACAAATTCCTTTTCaagagtttaaaaaggaaaagtaaaaaaaaaattttaatgagatagGACTAGAAAACCTGTTAATTTTAGAAACAGTCAGAGGAATGAATTGCCTTGGGCTCTACCCTGACCAGGCCTCAGGGGAATGTTCTCCTGCTGGAGAATAGTTAGGTTATTGTGGTTTGTGAACCACCAAGGATATAATTTGTGTTTTGCAAGAGTTGATCAATTGCTTTTATTGCAAGATCAGAGACTAAGCATCTCAAAGTTGAGCAGAAACAACTCCCACAGGTGTCCAGACAGCAGCTGatctattcttctttcttttttttttttttttcttgttaatgcTTTTTCCTCCTCTTGATTTGCCCTTTGTACTCTTctgattttgtttggtttgcaATGGTGAATGTTTTACTTCCTGTGTAACTATGTTTATCTAACAAAACACTTCAGTTAAAGCCTAGTTTTTCCTGTATGGTAAAAACCTACCTTTATCTGGTTATGTGTTATGGTaaacaaatagaaagagaaatgatgaaGAGACCTCAAAAGATAATCTGATCTAGTCCTCTGTCttccagcaaatatttttttatacTATCTTAGACAGATGGTCATCCAGAAAGTTGTTTCTTATTTGTCAAATGATCTAAAAGTCAAACAtagttatctttcttttcctagttAATTAAAGCAGCTAACAGcttgccttttttctttattgtaaattttaaattataaaagtgttAATACATGCCCATTATAAGAAATGAAACAATCCAAATACATCTGTAGAAAACATCAGTATCTCTCCACTCCCCACGCCTTCCATCCACTACTCCCACCTCTTTGAGATAACCAAGTGTTAATGGCCCTGTATGTGCTTCCCACATTTTCCATGTTCATACAGATACCATACCAGTATCATACTATAAACATTattctgcagcttgcttttttaCCCAACATATATCATAGGCGCAGTTCTCAATGAATAGATAAGGACCCAcgcccatttttttattttttacggGATAAGTCATTagatctacttatttatttattactagttttggttttgttttgttttttcaagcggaggtattggagattgaacccaggacctcatgcatgctgagcatgcgctctaccatttgagctataccctcccccttcttttttttaaaagctatagaTTATCCACAGTGTTGTTGGTATTGTTATATGATAATTTAACAATCCCTTATTGAaagattgtttctagttttttccattaagatataattgacatataacattatattagtttcaggtgtacaacataaagtttagttaacatccatcaccagatatagttagttttttttcttgtgatgacagcttttaagatcttctctcttagcaactttcaaatatacaatacagtatgtattattaactatagtcaccatgctgtacgttacatccccaggacttgtttattttataactggaagtttgtaccttttggccacctttacccatttcacctgCTTCCCATCCCGTGCCTGTGGCAACCACCaatatgttttctatgtctatgagtttatggtatttgttatttttaggattccatatgtaagtgagatcagtgtttgtctttctctgttttatttcacttagcataatgctctcaaggtcaaaacttttttttttaaccaccataTTTTATGGTGGTTAAACTACAGTAGATCTCTCTTCATATGTATAACTTATGCACTGTTCTATAGGATGAAGTTTCCCAAAGTGAGATTAATGGTTCACAAAACAtgtgactttaaattttaataagtatCTGCAAGGTGCTTTGCACAGCAATTGTAACACCCCACAGAAATGCATGACATTGCCCTGAATTTTTGACATGAGATGTAtggctttaaaaattgttttgctaTTCTGTTGAGATGACATCTCATTGCTTTAATTTACATTGCTGTGACTATCATtaaggttgaacatcttttcatatatttgttaGGCATGTCTGATTTCTTATATGAAATTTCTGTAGATTTTGGCCCACTTCTACCTGGGTTAAAATCTTATGATTAGCAGCTTTGTAGATGCTCTTTGTATATTAcagatattaaccctttgtctcTTATGAATTGCAGATATTTTTCCCAACCTAttgtttgtcttttgactttgttcatgggttttttaaaattatataaaatgtttaatttttatgtagtgAAATATGcccattctttcttttatgaCTTCTAAGTTTCTCTTACAACCTGCCTTTTTGATAACTTCATCATGTAGTGTGTACATTTcatttgcaggtgaaagtttcATTTGATCTGAACACTATTCAAATAAAATACctggatgaggaaaatgaagaggtAAAGTATATTATGGTACCCATGGCCAGGTATCCAGACTAGGGATCTTACTTCTTAAGAGGGATGTGGTGCTTGAAAAATTCAGGATAGTGTTCATCTTATTTGTGTAGGGGTCTAAATGTATTTGATAATTGCATGTTCTAAGCCAACTTGTGGCATCTGAGATGGAGTTGAGAAATAGGGAAACAGTATTGAAGAAGAAAATCTGAGCAGTagcttttaaaactatataatgATCTTAAGTTCAAATATATCACAAGCTGCTTTttagtttataataataaatgtaataatggCAATTATTATTGAGTGGCCATAATGTGTTGGACTAACAGCACTATGTGTTAGATACactattatctctgttttatccatgaagaaactgagacacagagaggttaagtaacttgaccaaagGCACTAAAGCTTGAAAATAATAGAATAGGGGTTCAGTCTATACCCTCTGGCTCCGAAGTGCAGGCTCCTAACCACTATATTATGCTTCCTCTTATTGTACCTCAGATAAAGGAGGATAAAATAATTAAGCAATAAAATTCCTCAATTATTATTCATAGCCAGTTCATGATACTGGAAAAGCTGACCCCCCAACCTGAGATTTTGCATCTATCCTGTGAGGCTAGTAGTAGTAACAGAAATGCTCAACTGATGAGAGGCTTATAATTCActgttgcttttttccttttgcaggTATCCATCAATAGTCAAGGTGAGTTCCTAAGAAAGcctatttaactttatttaaaagcCTTAATCTGTTCATGAGCGTTGGCATTTGCATTTACACTCAAATCTTGTTgcagtgtttattttaaagtagaatttgGTGTGCAATAAATTGACAGGACACTCACTTATCCATGGGTATTAGTTACATAACGGATCTTTATAGCAGTTTTTTGTATATAGGTCGGTGCCTTTGATTAGACCCAAAGGATAGCTTTAATGGGAAGTTCTCTTATATTTAAGATGCTAATGTTTGGAAAATATACCTCCCAGTTCAACACATATAACTTGTTCTCCTGGTGTTGCATTCATCTTTAACTTGGTTATATATTGATAATGTCAATTTATAAATTAGTGGTATTCCAGCAGCTTATTTATAAGATGGTGAGTTATTCAAAGCATGAGGTACATTTTCCCACAGGAACAATGTTATGTTTGAGGATTAGTTTCCTAGGCTTGCCCCCAAAAGCTTATTTTAACCAGCTGAGATGACCGTGTTAACACTGTCCTTGAACTCCCTTGAGTCCTGAGCTTCACTGAGCCTAGTATGAGAGAGTTGGGTTGAGGTTTTGTACCTGGAAATCTCCAGTAGCAAAGAGAGGGGGGCTTAAGGGGGAGAACTAATCTGTGAGCTTCTATTTACAATGCGATGAGAAGGGACTTTGTCAGCAAAAACGTAGTAGCTATTCATGTATAAAGATTGTAAgctaagaattcttttttttttttttttgaagaattcttAGAAGTAAGAATTGACTGTGCTTAATAGAATCTTTTGGgctgatgaaaaaaatcatagtatGTATTTTTTGTCCTTCTAGGAGAGTATGAAGAAGCACTTAAGGTAATGATTTTCAtcttaatttcaaataattttaaaaaatatttatggactaAAACTTGAGCCTAAATTCCATTAACCATGGGGAGAAACTAATGACTATAAGCATGGCAATTTTTAGGGAGACTGTGGTGAACAGGGCATCCCACTCAGCAAAAGGTAGCTCCTAAGACAAAGATTGTTTCCAGTTATCATTGCATTGTATTGCTTGTCTTGATGCCATCgtcctgggatttcaaaatacaaagaacCCTCTGGAATGATGCTTTCACattttccatctccttccttcACCTTGTTCCCTATAGAATATTACACTATAATGTGGAAGAGTTTAAGGTATAAACCATACAGTTACAGACAATCTCTTGTTTGTCGGTAATGAATTAGAACATTCCTCAAGGTCACTTATTTAAGGTGTGCCAAGCTGACCTTTCACTGATTATCCTTTATGAACTTCTAATCCAGACTAAGCCATTTTCCATAATCACTTTTGGTCTAGGGAAGTAaaggcaagattttttttaaatcaggagcTGGATTTACCCTTTCTGGGTTTTAGTCAAAATTGTTATTCTGGGTGCCACTTGTTTCAAAAGTTTGGCCAGTGTCTTCTTGGTTTTTACTCAGGAACCTTTATTTCCAGCCAGTCTCTTGGTTTTAGATGTTCAGGCCCTTCCCTCGTTTCCCTTGGTTGAGATACCCATCTCTGTTAATAATTTCTCGTGCTTCATAATTTCCCTCTGCCCCAGTTTTCGTGTAGTCTtcctatttcctctttgtttttaagCTATTTTAACATGCTGTCCCCCCACACTCCTTTATTCTTGTCCAACTcttctgtcttttgtctttccCTATTCTCAGAAACTATAGTAGTTTCACCAAAGAATCTTCTAAGAAGTTCAGAATTCTTCTGCCGTTCCCTCGGCCACCATTAGTTTACCTATTCAGTCAGAAATTTTGGCTCTCAGGAGTCTAGAGTTTATGTAAGCCTGTCTTGCCCCAGAAAGCAAGACTTTTTATACACTTTTTGTATAGTACTGTATAATACTTAAGATACCATGTTTATATTTGGACATATTTCATTATACTTATTTCTTGAGCAATTTTTTCACAGACTCTACCAAACATTTTACAAAAAGCTTGATTTATGGTCTAGAGTAGGAGCTGGCAAACTATAGTTGGTGAGCTGGCCAATATGATTTTCTAAACATTGTATTCCATCTGAATTTCATACGGTACAGACAGCTTGAACCTGTCACTCAAATAGAAGGTTCCTTCAGTTCTCAGGCCAACTTTCCTTCcgagataaataaataagaaatcacctcatacctgtcagaatggctgtcatcaaaaagaccaaAATCTTgtacactgtcagtgggaatgtaaattggtgtggccactgtggaaaacagtatggaggttcctcaaaaaattgaaaatagaactaccatgtgacctagcaattccacttctgggtgtatatccaaagaaaacaaaaacactaatttaaaaagatatatgcaccccgatgttcatagcagcattatttatagtagccaagctatggaagcaacctaagtgtccatcaacagatgaatggataaagaagatgtaatgtATGtgttacacacatacacaccctggaacactactcaaccataaaaaaagaatgaaattttgctatttgcaacaacagggATGTAACTGAAGGgtattgtgcttagtgaaataaatcagagaaaggtaaatactgtatgttatcacttatatgtggaatctaaaaaataaacatgatggtaataagaaagaaacagactcacagggtggggagggtatagctcagtggtagggaacatgcttagcatgcacaaggtcctgggttcaatccctagtaccaccattacaaaaatgaataaatacataaacctgaTTCCTccacccctgcaaaaaaaaaaaaaaaaaaaggaaacagactcagatgcagaaaacaaactgatggttactattgggaagggaaaagataatataatcaaaaattttgaatcactatgttgtacacctgaaacatataatattgtaaataactatatctcagtttaaaaagaaaaaaaatattctgtagagtatatatagaaaacttttACAAAAACTAAAGTATTTGGGCATTTATGTTTAGTATAGCTCTACAATCCAATTTCTGTTGACAAATTAAGTGTTAGGAGATACGGTACATATACAAAAGAACTGAATAgccagcaaaaatattttaacccTTGATCAAGGATGACATgcctgatttaatttttttaaaagaggatacTCCACTTATGAATTCAAGTTTGGTTGGTCCTTTTTAGTCTTTTTGCTCAATATTTTGAatacttccattttctttttgtaaagccTTTGAGTTTCTTTGTTGCTTCCTAACTCTTGTTATTTAACAGCACACTTAGCTGGTACATGTTCACATTCTTCCTGTGCTTTTtgatttgatgttttcttttgacTTTGGTAACAGAGTTTACTCTTATGTTACATTGTTTTTCTGGCTGAGGCTGCTCAAAGCTACAGTGTTCTTCAGACAAAGCCTGGCCAATATTATGTGGCTCTTCTAGCAAAGGTTAATCAACTTATTCTTCTGACAAAGGCTGGTCATCTTGTTCTTCTGACAAAGACTTGTCAGTTTTTCTGAGTTGCTTCCTGAGTCTTTCCTCTTCAGCTAATTCGAGATGTTTCAGATGATCAGGATATACACCTGTGAATTGAGATGCCTGTGAAATTTGAGCCTTTTCTCACCATAGCGATTTCTTACAATTTTGCTAACTCGTTAGTTTTCCTCAAAATGTAAAGCTCTGTCCCTTGCGAATGCTCCCTACGAAGGCCTACAGATGGTTAGGTCACAATGTCCTCTGTTTCACAGTCTTATTTCTCAATCCTACTGGTAAAAATTCCTTTACTACATGTCCCAAAATTCCCTGACCGCCATCTTGCTGCTGGCCTCATCCTGGccacatatttaaaaagtaaagttttattggaagacAGTTGTGCCCATTCATcgtgtattgtctgtggctgcttttgtgctacagtggcagagttgagtagtttaTGGCAGAAACTGTATGGCCTGcaaacctgaaatatttattatgtggcCTTTTAAgaaagtttgccaatccctgacCTAAGATAATAGCTTTCAAACTTTTTGGCCATagaatgctatttttaaatggaatcttAGGAGGTGTAATGTGTGAAAATAGATAAAGGGAGAATAGTTCTTGTTACTGGGTAATAAGTGAAAAGAGCTAGAACCCCATGGACTTGATCCCTAATCTCTTCCTGGATGCTGAAGTACCTTCGTAGAACCTCAAATGCTCCTTGAAATAGAGTTTTCAAAATAGGATATTTAAGATGATGCTGTTTGAAAAGAAATGACCACTTAAGCATACTTTCCAAAATACTATTTGTAGTGGGAAGGACGCTTAATTATAGGACATAGCTTTAAGTTTCCTGGGTTCTAGGATTGACTTAAAAAGTTGAGATTAGAATCCATAAGTGGAGTCTTGCATAAAAGCCAGTTAGCAGATGGTAACTAGATttcttgtggtgatcattttgcagtgtatacaaatgtcaaatcattatgttgtacacctgaaactaatagaatgTATGTCTGTTacacttaaacttaaaaaataattaaacagaaaagtagtaacccagtaaaataaaaacatctcaCCTAATGCTATAGTAAAAACCCACTTTTTAATAACAAAACCGTTCCTAGTCAACATTCTTGGCAAAGAAATAGCAGGCTGAGTATTAACAAATTTGTCATTtgatttaataaaacaaacatcctgaaatttctcagcatttttcacCACACCTCTTCTGTTTAGGTGTCTTTGAAATTTCATTTAGGAAAGGAGAATCACGCgatgttgtttttatttcacaatgtatgctCTCAGATGGCAGTGAAGCAGGGAAACCAACTGCAGATGCAAGTCTATGAAGGCTACTGTGTTGTCAATGAAGCCCCACCCCGAGTTGGAGCAGAAAAACGACCAGTTGCAAGGACAGGGAAGAAGCCACTTGCTCATTATTCTTCACTGGTGAGAGTCTTGGGATCAGACACGAAGACCCCAGAGGAGCCTGCAGCACAGGTACAAAGGGAATGGACCTGTCACTTCTATTTTTCTAACCTGTGTTTCATTGTCTCTGGTCTGAGATTTGAGCAATTCCTCAGATTTGGAAGTTACCGTGACCATCTCCATCTGACTTTTTGAAACTAGTAACAGTGTTTACTTCTGGAAAGGAGACAAAGAGGGTGACATAGAGACTTTGGGGTTTTCCAGTATtccttcatgcttttttttttttttaaccgtatGTTTATATTGTTtgacaaaagaaacctcaaaataatgtttcaggaaaattactttaaacagaacaaaaagtaACCTCCAAGATCTTGGATTGTGTTTTCTTGCAGCAGTTTCCACCGGCTCCATGTGACGCAGACCAGCCTCAAGACAAGCCCCCAGACTGGTTCACAAGCTATTTAGAGACAGTAAGTGTTCTCTCTGGCTTGGGTTTTAGCAGCAGTGTTGGCGCAGGTGGAATGTGGAAGAAATAGAAAGCTGAACCCCGTGGCTGCTGCCTCTGGGGCAGGTGAATGGAGAGTGGTGGCTAATAATTCCCAGCTGGAGCAGTTCCAGTCAAGAAAGCACCTAGCTTTTGCAATGATGTACTAGAAAAAGAGGGAGTTTAATTCTAAGGATGTAAGGGAAAGGGATAAATCTCTATGCTTGAGAAGGAAGAGTTAGAAATTTGCTCATCATAGGATTTCTTGGTGTCTTCTTTGAACCAGTTTAGCTATGGAAGGAATAGACCTTCTTTTGCTGTGTTTCTGTCCATGAATTCAGTAGCTCTTATCTGTTTATTATGTTCTTAATGTTATACCAGAGATGGTGAGGCTTCAGGTCTGTGTGAtagtttcttgcctttttccaaTCTTGGAACtgaggattttttcccccatcttctctGTATTCTAGTTCAGAGAGCAAGTGGTTAAAGAAACGGTTGAGAAGCTTGAACAGAAATTACATGAGAAGCTTGTCCTCCAGAATCCATCCTTGGGTTCCTGTCCCTCAGAAGTCTCAATGCCTGTTTCAGAGGAAACACTGTTTTTGCCAGAGAACCAATTCAACTGGCAGATTGCATGCAGTAACTGCCAAAGGAGGATCATCGGTGTGCGCTACCAGTGCAGGTAAAGCAGTAACTCGGAAACGAATAGCTATTCGTAGACCTTAGAACAGGCCTGCTAGCATTCTGGGAGATAAAGGGTGTACTCTGCCTCTGAGCATGAGACATTGCAGCTCTGGATTGGAAACAAGCTACTCTTTACCCACAAGAGAAAATAGCTATTCAAAGGGTGACTATCTAAGATCGTTATGTTCGGAAATACATTTGGCTTAACAGAGCCAGACAAAATTATGTTCCCCAGAACCAAGGATTGTCTCCCTATTCCAAATGCGTTCACATCGTGCTCCCTCCCATAGATTgtcctttgaaataaaaataggctAAGTATTATGATCCTCATTTTATTAATGAGGACGGAGACCTGGCATGGTTGGATGACGTACTCAGGTTACCACCTAGCTGGTAACAGAGCACATATGGAAGTCTGGGTTTGTGTCTCCCAACCTCAGGTCTCCCTACTGTGCCATTCTTTTCCTGACAGCCTCTGCCCATCCTACAATATCTGTGAAGACTGTGAGTCAGGGCCGTATGCCCATGACTCCAACCACGTGCTGCTGAAGCTGCGGAGACCTGTTGCTGGTTCCTCTGAACCCTTCTCTCACTCAAGGTTCTCTACCCCTCGTCTTCCCGCTGCTCTGGAACAAGCCAGGTGAAACCATATGTGCACGGGATGCTTGTTTTCTGGTTGGCTTCTTGGTTTTGGTGACAGGGTATGAATCACAAAACTACAAATAGTTAGTCTCCTTAGTTCCTGCTCCTTTCCAGTTGATGCGCAGTGATGGGGGTAATTATCCAAAGCTCATAATGAGCTGGAAATAAggaccatagaaaaaaattaagaaactaaaCTAGAGGCTGGCACTGATGGAGACCACAAGGGGCTCAAAATAACTTCAGGATTTGTTTGTGAGGTTTGGTTTTTAAGACTTTCATTTGTTATCTCACAGGCTTCAGAAACAGGTTGACAAGAACTTTCTTAAGGCAGAAAAGCAAAGGTTGCGAGCTGAGAAGAAACAGCGGAAAGCAGAGGTCAAGGAACTTAAAAAGCAGCTTAAACTCCACAGGAAGATTCATCTGTGGAACTCGATCAATGGGCTCCAGAGCCCCAGGTCTCCTTTGGGCCGACCCGAGAGCCTGCTGCAGTCCAACACCCTGACGTAAGCCCCGGGCCAGGgttggggcagggcgggggccaGGGCTTTAGGCCCAAGCCGTCTAAAACTGGAACTTCAGCCaacttctgtcttattttttggCAGGCCATAACACCCAAACCCTTAAAACTTCCCATTTTCTGATCCTAGTGTTCTTAAAGGGAAGTTTGGTAGTTATCTTTGACACTTGCTTTGTTGCCTTCTTCAGAAAGAAACTAGTAAGGTTCAGAACTAGCTGGTGTGACCTCTCTTCCCTGGAGGCAGCCTGGATTTGAAGCGAaaggagtaaatattttaagagtcCAACTCTGTAGCTGTTTTATTTATGGACCCTTTTAGTTATCCTCACTGTGGGTTTTTAGCTCAGGAGTCagggttttttcctctttttttttttttttgtttctttgttttctggtgtttgtgtgtgtgtggtgggggtggtaattaggtttatttatttatttttggaggaggtattgggggttgaatccagggcctcatgcattgctaagcatgcactctaccacttgagctatatcctctccccaccccaccctgtcctcttgttttttaaaaaaatttattagtattattttttaaggcaaatGTGTTAGTACCTTCTCCAGGGTCACGGTACTTTGAATCACAGTATTAGCTATTCAGAAGCTGTCGTACCCAACAGCAAGTGACTTAAGTATCTGAATTTCTGTTCAGGCTCCCCTTGCAGCCCTGTGCCCCAATGATGCCAACCCTCAGTGCAGCATTTGTGGATGAGAATTTACCTGATGGGACTCACCTTCAGCCAGGAACCAAGTTTATCAAACACTGGAggatgaaaaatacaggaaatgtaAAGTGGAGTACAGACACAAAGGTATTATTCCCCACACAATGTGAAGGTGAAATGATCTGAGGTGGCAGAGTTTCCAGCTGAcaaactttctttcttttgccactATTCTTTTCAGCTCAAGTTCATGTGGGGAAACTTAACTTTGGCTTCTACAGAAAAGAAGGATGTTTTGGTTCCCTGTCTAAAGGCCGGCCATGTGGGAGTTGTGTCTGTGGAGTTCGTTGCCCCAGCCTTGGAGGGAACATACACTTCCCATTGGCGTCTTTCTCACAAAGGCCAGCAGTTTGGACCTCGGGTTTGGTGCAGCATCATAGTGGATCCTTTCCCCTCTACAGAGAGCCCTGGTAACAATGAAAAGGGCATGAACAGCTCAAGCAAAGCTGATGATCTCACCTGCCAGCAAGAGGTAAGCATTGCAGGGGTGACTAAAACCCATGGAGCCCACTCATAGCTGGTGATTCTTCCAGAAATCTGAGAAGGCTAGCTTCTCTCCTCCCCCGAACACATCGGTATGCTTATATTGGGTCTAGTCCTCAGGGATTTGTTTGCGTGTCCTTAGGATCTTGGTGCAGGCGTCCCTCAGTGCTTTTGTATGTCTTTGTAGTGATGTGTGGCCTGCCTCTCTGCTGCACAAGGGAAGACAGGGCTGTCTGGCCTGTGGAACTGCTGGGCTGATGGCTTTGCTGCTTAAATATCCCTTGTGTGTGTTTCCTGAATACTAATGAAGTTTTGCCCTGGTTGTTATTTGGTGCACAGTTTTTTTAGGCAACTTCCCTGTCTTAGTAGGGGAACTTTTTTAGAGTCTGCTGCCTTAAATTTAGTTACCCAGTGTTAATGTCCTGGTTTTGACTGTCATTACTATGCTTAATCTAAGCTATTGTCATTAGGGGAAGCTTGGTGAAGTGGGTAATAAGTGAATTCTCtgtgctatttttgcaacttttctataagtctaaaattatatcaaaacaaaacattttagaagatgcagtgcttttgtttttaggGAGCAACCATCAGCTTGCCTTCTGAGTTCTGTTGAAGGGCCTAAAATTGTCCCAATGGTTTGTCTCTAGGAA
The sequence above is a segment of the Camelus ferus isolate YT-003-E chromosome 16, BCGSAC_Cfer_1.0, whole genome shotgun sequence genome. Coding sequences within it:
- the NBR1 gene encoding next to BRCA1 gene 1 protein isoform X2; this translates as MEPQVTLNVTFKNETQSFLVSNPENTTWADVEAMVKVSFDLNTIQIKYLDEENEEVSINSQGEYEEALKMAVKQGNQLQMQVYEGYCVVNEAPPRVGAEKRPVARTGKKPLAHYSSLVRVLGSDTKTPEEPAAQQFPPAPCDADQPQDKPPDWFTSYLETFREQVVKETVEKLEQKLHEKLVLQNPSLGSCPSEVSMPVSEETLFLPENQFNWQIACSNCQRRIIGVRYQCSLCPSYNICEDCESGPYAHDSNHVLLKLRRPVAGSSEPFSHSRFSTPRLPAALEQARLQKQVDKNFLKAEKQRLRAEKKQRKAEVKELKKQLKLHRKIHLWNSINGLQSPRSPLGRPESLLQSNTLTLPLQPCAPMMPTLSAAFVDENLPDGTHLQPGTKFIKHWRMKNTGNVKWSTDTKLKFMWGNLTLASTEKKDVLVPCLKAGHVGVVSVEFVAPALEGTYTSHWRLSHKGQQFGPRVWCSIIVDPFPSTESPGNNEKGMNSSSKADDLTCQQEEAFLLAKKEIQPGETSEQTEGTGTCIPQKAKNVASERELYIPSVDLLTAQDLLSFELLDINIVQELERVPHNTPVESTVSVKKRAEKISSVEEAEDDLSGTQFVCETVIRSLTLDAAPDHKPPCRQKSPNRAEFQLHATEEQQPAVLPGFCSKESSLKFASPGEGPLGDEREEIVHIAEEEAVVEEEEDELKDEVQSQSSASSEDYIIILPECFDTSRPLGDSMYSSALSQPGLERGAEGEPGVEAGQEPAEAGESTPGGENQPPGHSISDILMTSQTLDTVPLTPEVVGPPLRLPRSSPCAQHHGSPGVDLPVTIPEVSSVPDQIRGELRGSSGLVKSRQKSCDHSRHHHHGSSIAGGLVKGALSVAASAYKALFAGPPVTAQPIVSEDQTAALMAHLFEMGFCDRQLNLRLLKKHNYNILQVVTELLQVNNNDWYSHRY